The proteins below come from a single Mesobacillus jeotgali genomic window:
- a CDS encoding ABC transporter substrate-binding protein gives MKVTKHLLALISIFTVLLLAACGSNEDDAKNTAEAPKEKEEGYTVEHAMGETTLEKTPEKVVILTNEGTEALLALGVTPVGAVQSWTGDPWYEHIAEDMKDVEVVGVESQVNVEAIAALQPDLIIGNKMRQEDIYEQLKAIAPTVFAEDLRGNWKNNFELYAKAVNKEEKGKEVLAAYDQRIEDFKEKLGDKLDTKVSMVRFMAGDVRIYHKDSFSGVILEQIGLARPESQDKEDFAEKGVTKERIPAMDGDILFYFTYDEGDGKATEVEKEWIEDPLFQNLEVAKKGEVHKVDDAIWNTAGGVMAANLMLDDLEKHMLK, from the coding sequence ATGAAAGTTACAAAACATTTACTGGCTCTTATCAGCATCTTCACCGTCCTGCTTTTGGCAGCATGCGGCAGCAACGAAGATGATGCAAAGAATACAGCAGAAGCACCAAAGGAAAAGGAAGAAGGATACACAGTTGAACATGCAATGGGTGAGACCACCTTGGAAAAGACTCCAGAAAAGGTTGTCATCCTGACAAATGAAGGTACCGAAGCACTTCTTGCGCTTGGAGTCACTCCAGTCGGTGCAGTCCAGTCATGGACAGGCGACCCTTGGTATGAGCATATTGCTGAGGATATGAAAGATGTGGAAGTCGTTGGTGTTGAGAGTCAGGTTAATGTAGAAGCCATCGCTGCGCTTCAGCCAGACCTGATCATTGGCAATAAAATGCGCCAGGAAGATATTTATGAACAGCTTAAAGCAATCGCACCTACTGTTTTCGCAGAGGACCTTCGCGGAAATTGGAAGAACAACTTCGAACTTTACGCAAAAGCTGTAAACAAAGAGGAAAAAGGCAAGGAAGTCCTTGCTGCATATGACCAGCGTATCGAAGACTTTAAAGAAAAGCTTGGAGATAAGTTAGATACAAAAGTATCGATGGTCCGCTTCATGGCGGGCGATGTACGTATTTACCACAAAGATTCATTCTCAGGTGTTATCCTTGAACAAATTGGCCTTGCTCGTCCAGAAAGCCAGGATAAAGAAGACTTTGCCGAAAAAGGTGTAACAAAGGAAAGAATCCCGGCAATGGATGGAGATATCCTCTTCTACTTCACATATGATGAAGGTGACGGCAAAGCAACTGAAGTCGAAAAGGAATGGATTGAAGACCCGTTATTCCAAAACCTTGAGGTAGCGAAAAAAGGTGAAGTCCACAAAGTGGATGATGCCATCTGGAATACAGCTGGCGGCGTCATGGCAGCCAACCTTATGCTCGATGATCTTGAAAAACATATGTTGAAATAG
- a CDS encoding FecCD family ABC transporter permease: protein MLLKSNGQRWIGLVAAIIFILFLICASIVYGYTDTSWGTAFNAFTDYDGSNEHIIIQSVRLPRALIAAAVGASLAIAGVLMQTLTKNPLASPGIFGVNAGAGFAVVVAVTIFSVGSLQAFAWISFLGAAVAAVSVYVIGSAGREGLTPMKLTLAGAAMTAMFSSFTQGLLVLDEAALEQVLYWLAGSVQGRKLETLVSVLPYLGFGWLAAILISSKMNVLSMGEDVAKGLGLNTGFVKLGAGIIIVLLSGGAVAVAGPIGFIGIVIPHLTRAVVGIDHRWVIPFSAIFGGMLLLAADIAARYVLMPQEIPVGVMTAMIGTPFFIYIARKGFNGK, encoded by the coding sequence ATGCTTCTGAAATCCAATGGCCAAAGATGGATCGGTCTAGTAGCGGCCATCATCTTTATCTTATTTTTAATATGTGCAAGTATCGTTTACGGTTATACCGATACATCATGGGGAACAGCTTTCAATGCGTTCACCGATTATGATGGTTCCAATGAACATATCATCATTCAATCCGTCCGGCTTCCGCGGGCGCTGATTGCGGCTGCTGTCGGTGCGAGCCTGGCGATTGCCGGTGTCCTGATGCAGACGTTAACGAAAAATCCGCTCGCTTCACCTGGGATTTTTGGTGTGAATGCCGGAGCCGGATTTGCAGTAGTCGTGGCTGTGACTATTTTTTCAGTCGGCAGCCTCCAAGCCTTTGCGTGGATTTCCTTCCTGGGTGCAGCCGTGGCAGCAGTCAGTGTCTATGTGATTGGCTCAGCCGGACGTGAAGGATTGACTCCAATGAAACTGACTCTTGCTGGCGCAGCGATGACAGCAATGTTTTCCTCCTTCACCCAGGGGCTTCTTGTTCTTGATGAGGCGGCTCTTGAGCAGGTACTCTACTGGCTTGCTGGCTCAGTACAGGGACGCAAACTGGAAACGCTTGTCAGTGTTCTTCCTTATTTAGGTTTTGGGTGGCTGGCAGCAATTTTAATTTCTTCGAAAATGAACGTGCTGTCCATGGGGGAAGATGTTGCGAAAGGTCTCGGTTTGAATACTGGCTTTGTAAAGCTCGGTGCAGGCATCATCATTGTCCTTTTATCTGGCGGAGCTGTGGCTGTAGCCGGACCAATTGGGTTTATCGGGATTGTCATTCCACATTTGACTAGGGCGGTAGTCGGCATTGACCACCGCTGGGTGATACCTTTCTCGGCAATTTTTGGAGGAATGCTTTTATTAGCAGCGGATATCGCTGCCCGATACGTGCTGATGCCTCAGGAAATCCCTGTCGGCGTCATGACAGCGATGATCGGAACTCCATTTTTCATTTATATAGCGAGAAAGGGGTTCAACGGAAAATGA
- a CDS encoding ABC transporter ATP-binding protein — protein MKQAIETEKLTLSYGDSIIINELDISIPKGEITVFIGGNGCGKSTLLRSIARLLKPQAGAILLEGESISKLSTKEVARKMAILPQSPLAPEGLTVMQLVKQGRYPYQTWLKQWSEEDERSVENALKATGIDHLKDRTVDSLSGGQRQRAWIAMTLAQDTDIILLDEPTTYLDMTHQIEILDLLFELNENEGRTIVMVLHDLNLACRYAHNIVAIKDQKIFDQGKPEVVINCGLVKHVFGMDCEVTIDPLFGTPLCIPHGKGRRIIRDKVGAPV, from the coding sequence ATGAAACAGGCAATTGAAACGGAGAAACTGACGCTTTCCTATGGAGATTCCATTATCATAAATGAATTAGACATAAGTATTCCCAAAGGGGAGATTACTGTTTTTATCGGAGGAAATGGCTGCGGAAAATCGACCTTGCTCCGGTCAATTGCCAGGCTGCTAAAGCCGCAGGCAGGAGCGATTCTCCTGGAAGGCGAGTCGATCTCCAAGCTGTCAACGAAGGAAGTCGCCCGTAAAATGGCCATCTTGCCCCAGTCCCCCTTAGCACCGGAAGGCTTGACTGTCATGCAGCTTGTAAAACAGGGAAGATATCCTTACCAGACCTGGCTGAAGCAATGGTCGGAAGAGGATGAAAGAAGTGTGGAAAACGCTTTGAAGGCAACAGGGATTGACCACCTGAAGGACCGCACAGTCGATTCTCTATCCGGGGGACAGCGTCAGCGTGCCTGGATTGCGATGACACTTGCGCAGGATACGGACATCATCCTCCTCGATGAGCCGACAACCTATCTGGATATGACTCATCAAATTGAGATTCTCGATCTTCTTTTTGAATTGAATGAGAACGAGGGCAGAACGATTGTCATGGTACTGCATGACCTGAATCTTGCCTGCCGATATGCGCATAATATCGTCGCGATCAAGGATCAGAAGATTTTTGACCAGGGAAAGCCAGAAGTTGTCATTAACTGCGGTCTTGTGAAGCATGTTTTTGGGATGGATTGTGAAGTGACCATCGACCCGCTATTCGGCACGCCGCTTTGCATTCCGCATGGAAAAGGGCGCCGTATCATCAGGGACAAAGTGGGAGCTCCCGTATGA
- a CDS encoding IucA/IucC family C-terminal-domain containing protein, with the protein MKAELTAAEIGILANYRFVVSEPDKDIQIDFRPFTDESEMGVYLERFNEGLKAPDAKTAASVFMKRHAFLAVLYLYSMTAFNKRLDVSPENIILADAIKDGLWLPEFYLKNKSTDVCPSGQREEWRKEAVRHLFVDNLFPVMDAISNSAKISKLILWENVAVYIFWLYEKILSQTEDHEVKIRAEDDFSFLIKSAPGKLFGRYHNNPIARYYSEPVYQEEADSYIRIRKTCCYSYLLKEKGSYCKTCPRTCGF; encoded by the coding sequence ATGAAGGCGGAACTGACGGCAGCTGAAATCGGTATTCTCGCCAACTATCGTTTTGTCGTTTCCGAGCCTGATAAGGACATTCAAATTGATTTCAGGCCATTTACGGATGAATCGGAAATGGGCGTTTACCTGGAAAGGTTCAATGAAGGGCTGAAGGCTCCGGATGCTAAAACGGCGGCATCCGTTTTCATGAAACGGCATGCCTTTCTAGCCGTCCTGTATCTTTACTCCATGACGGCTTTTAACAAAAGGCTGGATGTTTCACCGGAGAATATTATCCTGGCAGATGCCATAAAGGATGGTCTTTGGCTGCCTGAGTTTTATCTGAAAAATAAAAGTACAGACGTGTGTCCTTCGGGGCAGCGGGAAGAGTGGAGGAAGGAAGCAGTCAGGCATTTGTTTGTGGATAATCTGTTTCCGGTCATGGATGCCATCTCAAATTCTGCTAAAATCTCAAAATTGATCTTATGGGAAAATGTCGCAGTTTATATTTTTTGGCTCTATGAAAAGATATTAAGCCAGACCGAGGATCACGAGGTGAAGATTAGAGCCGAAGATGACTTCTCCTTTCTCATCAAGTCTGCCCCCGGGAAGTTGTTCGGACGCTATCACAATAACCCGATCGCCAGGTACTACAGTGAACCAGTCTATCAGGAAGAGGCTGATTCTTATATCAGGATACGAAAAACCTGTTGTTACAGCTATCTGCTAAAGGAAAAGGGCAGTTATTGCAAAACCTGTCCACGGACATGCGGATTTTAA
- a CDS encoding FecCD family ABC transporter permease: MSQYRSLRVFEDKVSFLIDKKAAGIFLGLLLVAIAVFVISTGMGDMAISPLSVIAVFFGGGSDMERLVVQSFRLPRIIVALMVGISLAVAGGILQGMIRNPLASPDILGITGGAAVAVVGFLAIFSGDNNALTVSIEWMPVAAFAGASIVAFLVYFLSWKNGVSPVRLVLIGIGISAMMQALTTLMMIMGPIYRASQANIWITGTVYGSTWSNVAVLVPWTVIMLLIAFIFARNVNVQELGEDIATGVGGHVQRQRFVLLLVSTALIASSVAFAGGIGFVGLMAPHMARRLVGSAFGALLPVSAIIGGILVMLADLIGRTMFSPLEVPAGVFTAGIGAPYFIYLLYKTRNS; this comes from the coding sequence ATGAGCCAGTATAGAAGTCTAAGGGTTTTTGAAGATAAAGTATCTTTCTTGATAGATAAAAAGGCAGCAGGAATCTTTTTGGGGCTGCTGTTGGTGGCAATAGCCGTATTTGTCATCAGCACGGGCATGGGCGATATGGCGATAAGCCCATTGAGCGTAATTGCGGTGTTTTTTGGCGGCGGAAGCGATATGGAGAGACTGGTCGTGCAATCCTTCCGCTTGCCGAGAATCATCGTCGCCCTGATGGTTGGCATCAGTTTGGCCGTAGCCGGTGGAATCCTGCAGGGGATGATCAGGAACCCGCTTGCTTCACCTGATATCCTCGGGATCACTGGTGGCGCAGCAGTGGCAGTTGTCGGATTCCTGGCAATTTTTAGCGGAGATAATAATGCACTGACGGTGAGCATAGAATGGATGCCGGTAGCAGCTTTTGCGGGTGCCTCCATTGTAGCTTTCCTTGTTTACTTTCTCTCCTGGAAAAATGGTGTATCGCCTGTGCGCCTTGTATTGATTGGCATCGGGATATCCGCGATGATGCAGGCGTTGACCACATTGATGATGATCATGGGCCCGATTTATCGCGCAAGCCAGGCGAATATCTGGATTACGGGAACGGTCTATGGATCCACCTGGAGTAATGTCGCCGTGCTTGTTCCATGGACAGTCATCATGCTATTGATTGCATTTATTTTTGCAAGGAATGTCAATGTTCAGGAGCTTGGGGAAGATATAGCCACAGGTGTCGGCGGCCATGTGCAGAGACAGCGGTTCGTACTGCTGCTTGTCAGCACGGCATTGATTGCCAGTTCGGTCGCTTTTGCCGGAGGAATCGGTTTCGTTGGCCTGATGGCTCCGCATATGGCGAGAAGGCTCGTCGGCTCAGCATTCGGGGCACTTTTGCCAGTATCAGCGATAATTGGCGGGATCTTGGTCATGCTGGCTGATTTGATCGGACGAACAATGTTTTCGCCCTTAGAGGTCCCTGCGGGCGTTTTCACTGCCGGAATCGGCGCACCTTATTTTATTTACCTGCTATACAAAACTAGAAATTCTTAA
- a CDS encoding YusU family protein: MDKNFTEQIDGLLEKYTELLVGEGSAENIEKVKTWILYSHIAKSMPPLAKHWNAEYPDAKEQIKNVIAEVKELNEQNRQK, translated from the coding sequence ATGGATAAAAATTTCACAGAACAAATCGATGGATTGCTGGAAAAATACACAGAACTCTTGGTCGGTGAAGGCTCAGCTGAAAATATCGAGAAGGTAAAAACATGGATATTGTACAGCCATATCGCCAAGTCGATGCCTCCGCTGGCAAAGCACTGGAATGCAGAATATCCGGATGCCAAGGAACAGATTAAAAACGTTATCGCAGAAGTAAAAGAACTAAATGAGCAAAACCGCCAGAAATAA